In a single window of the Pseudochaenichthys georgianus chromosome 16, fPseGeo1.2, whole genome shotgun sequence genome:
- the LOC117460689 gene encoding LOW QUALITY PROTEIN: ice-structuring glycoprotein-like (The sequence of the model RefSeq protein was modified relative to this genomic sequence to represent the inferred CDS: substituted 1 base at 1 genomic stop codon), protein MVTSHVRALAAVAREAAQEGPDRKRLRGALHTLHLTPALILSLFRRRLAVRQPLMQLYVIRRRALLNREISLGGCLSDDLREFLHLVIREWRGRSRLTAARHSDPINKGLGPQSKNSWTSNESRSNESVRSPLPVGPREMDTMSARHLGTATPATAATPATPATPATTAATAATAATPATAATAATATTAAPPATAATAATPATAATAATAATAATAATAATAATAATAATAATAATAATAATAATAATAATAATAATAATAATAATAATAATAATAATAATAATAATPATAATAATAATAATAATAATPATAATAATAATVATAATPAXAATAATAATAATAATAATATTPATAATAATPATAATAATAATAATPATAATPATAATPATAATAATPATAATAATAATAATPATAATAATPATAATAATAATAATPATPATPATPATPATPATPATPATPATPATPATPATPATAATAATAATPATAATAATPATAATVATAATAATAATPATAATAATAATAATAATAATPATAATAATAATPATAATAATAATAATEATSATAATPATAATAATVATAATAATAAVPREDSRIIGGYECSPHSRPYMASLNYGYHFCGGVLINNQWVLSVAHCYNPYSMQVILGDHNLRVFEETEQLMKFNTIIRHPSYDYQTLDFDIMLIKLYHPVEVTEVVAPIPLPTRCPYGGLSCSVSGWGNTNLRGEVYMPTLLQCLNVPIVDQQVCENAYPGMISPRMVCAGYMEGGKDACNGDSSSPLVCEGEVHGLVSWGQGCAEPNYPGVYVKLCEFHSWFEEVLTANP, encoded by the exons atggtgacgagccacgtcagagccctcgccgccgttgcCCGTGAAGCAGCCCAAGAGGGGCCGGACCGAAAAAGGCTGCGAGgggccctccacacgctgcatctcacaccggctctcatcctgtctctgtttcggagaaggctc GCTGTGAGGCAGCCGCTTATGCAGCTTTATGTCatccggaggagagctctcctgaaccgGGAGATCTCATTAGGCGGCTGCCTTTCCGATGATCTCCGGGAGTTCCTCCACCTGGTGATCCGTGAatggaggggaaggagtcgcctgactgctgcccgcCACTCGGATCCAATAAATAAAGGGCTTGGTCCACAGAGTAAAAACTCCTGGACCAGCAACGAGAGCCGCAGCAacgagagcgtccgctctccacTGCCTGTGGGCCCGAGGGAGATGGACACAATGAGTGCACGACACCTGGGGA cagcaacccctgcaacagctgcaacaccggcaacacctgcaacacccGCCACAACAGCTGCCACGGCGGCAACAGccgcaacacctgcaacagctgcCACAGCGGCAACAGCGACAACAGCTGCCCCACCTGCAACAGCTGCcacagcggcaacacctgcaacagctgccacagcggcaacagcggcaacagctgccacagcggcaacagcagcaacagcggcaacagcagcaacagctgcaacagcggccacagcggcaacagcggcaacagcggcaacagctgcaacagcggccacagcggcaacagctgccacagctgcaacagcggccacagcggcaacagcggcaacagcggcaacagctgcaacagcggcaacagctgcaacagctgcaacagctgccacagcggcaacacctgcaacagctgccacagcggcaacagctgccacagcggcaacagctgcaacagcggcaacacctgcaacagctgccacagcggcaacagctgccacagtggcaacagcggcaacacctgcataagctgccacagcggcaacagctgccacagctgcaacagcggcaacagctgcaacagcgacAACACCTGccacagcggcaacagcggcaacacctgcaacagctgccacagctgcaacag cggccacagcggcaacacctgcaacagctgcaacacctgccacagcggcaacacctgcaacagctgccacagcggcaacacctgccacagcggcaacagctgcaacagctgccacagcggcaacacctgcaacagctgccacagctgcaacacctgcaacagctgcaacagctgccacagcggcaacagctgcaacacctgcaacaccggcaacacctgcaacaccggcaacacctgcaacaccgGCTAcacctgcaacacctgcaacac cagCAACCCCTGCAACACCCGCAACACCCGCAACACCCGCAACAGCTGCCACGGCTGCAACAGccgcaacacctgcaacagctgccacagcggcaacacctgccacagcggcaacagtggcaacagctgccacagcggcaacagcggcaacacctgccacagcggcaacagcggcaacagctgccacagctgcaacagcggcaacagcagcaacacctgccacagcggcaacagctgcaacagcggcaacacctgcaacagctgccacagctgcaacagctgcCACAGCGGCAACAGAGGCAACATCTGCAACAGCTGCCACACCGGCAACAGCTGCCACAGCTGCAACAGTGGCAACAGCTGccacagcggcaacagctgcaGTTCCCCGTGAAGATAGCAGGATCATTGGCGGTTATGAGTGTTCACCTCACTCTCGTCCATACATGGCCTCCCTCAACTACGGGTACCACTTCTGTGGCGGGGTGCTGATTAACAACCAGTGGGTGCTCTCTGTTGCCCACTGTTACAA TCCCTATTCCATGCAGGTCATTCTGGGCGATCACAACTTGCGAGTGTTTGAGGAAACAGAGCAGCTCATGAAGTTCAACACCATCATCCGGCATCCTAG CTATGACTACCAGACTCTGGATTTCGACATCATGTTGATCAAGCTGTACCACCCAGTGGAGGTGACGGAGGTAGTCGCCCCCATCCCGTTGCCCACAAGGTGTCCCTATGGGGGGCTTTCCTGCTCTGTGTCCGGTTGGGGTAACACCAACCTTAGAGGAGAGG tgtaCATGCCCACCCTCCTGCAGTGTTTGAACGTGCCCATAGTGGACCAGCAGGTCTGTGAGAACGCCTATCCCGGCATGATCTCCCCCAGGATGGTGTGTGCCGGATACATGGAGGGAGGCAAAGACGCATGCAAT GGTGACTCCAGCAGCCCTCtggtgtgtgagggagaggtACACGGCCTGGTGTCATGGGGTCAGGGATGTGCCGAGCCAAACTACCCCGGGGTCTACGTCAAACTGTGTGAGTTCCACTCCTGGTTTGAGGAGGTCCTGACCGCCAATCCCTAA